TCGACGCGCTGCTGGAGCGCCTCGACCTCACGGCGCGCGCCGGCTTCCTGCCGACCGAGCTGTCGCGCGGCATGCGCCAGAAGACCGGCCTGGCCAACGCGCTGATCCGGCCGAGCAAGGTGATGATCCTGGACGAGCCCGTCGTCGGCCTCGACCCGCCGTCGCAGGAGCTGCTCGGCGTCGTGCTGCGCGAGGCCAAGGCCGCCGGGACCGCGATCCTGATGACCACGCACCAGATGTACTTCGCCGAGGGCCTGGCCGACCGCGCCGTCGTGCTCGCCGAGGGCGGGATCGTCGACCAGGGCCCCTGGGACGAGGTGCGCGCGCGTGGCCACTGAGACCGCGATCGCCGCGCCGGCGCCGCCGCGCGTCCGGCCCTCGGACCTACGGCGCTTCTGGCGCGGCGTGCAGGAGCCGCCCGGGATCCTCAAGCGGCTGGAGCCCGTCTACTACGTCTTCATCACGATCGCGATCTTCGGGCCGCTGGTCTACGGCACGGTCAGCCAGGCGCTGGCCGACGTCGCGACCGGCCGCGCCGTCGCGGTCTGGGGCCCGGCGCTGGCGCTGGCCGGGCTGCTGGCGGTCGTCCGCTGGGGCGCGGTCCAGGGACCGGTGGTGTTCTCCGTCCCCGACGTCGCGCACCTGCTCGGCGCGCCGCTGCGCCGCGCCGACCTCGCGCTCGGGCGGCTGGTGCGCGCGCTGCTGGTCGCCGCGGGTGCGGGCGCCGTCCTCGGCGGGCTGATCCTGATCGGCGCCGCCGGCGACGGCCGCGGGATCGCGGTCGCGCGCGGCGCCGGGTTCGTGGTGGCCCTGGCGTTGTTGATGGTCTTGGGCGTCGCGGCCGCCGGTCTCGTGCAGGCCAGCGCGCGCTGGGACCGCGGCTCGCGGCTGCTGACCTGGCCGCTGCTGGCGATCGCCGCCGGGCTGGTCGTCGCCGCCGGCGACGGCGGGACCACCGGACGCCGCATCGCGATGTGGTCCGGCCCGTGGGGCTGGGCGATCGCGCCGCTGGAGAAGGCGGTCCGCGCATGGCCGTTGGCCATCGTCCTGCTCGCGGTCCTGACCGCGGCGGCGACGCTGCTCGCGTTCGCCCGGCGCGGCAGCACGCCGACCGAGCGCCACCTCGTCCGCGCCGAGGCGCGGCAGGGCGCGCTGGCCGCGGTGTACTCCATGAACGCGCGCTACGTCCGGCGCTCGCTGTCGAGCGTCGGCGCGCGGCCCGCCCGCGCGCCGCGGCTGTTCGGCCTGCTGCCGCGCCCGCGCGACGAGCGCTGGGCCGTCCCGTGGCGCGACGCCGCCGCCCTGCTGGCCGCGCCGCAGCGCCTGGTCGAGGCGGTCGTGCTGGCGGTCGGCGGCGCCGCGCTGGCGCTCGTCAACGGCGCGCACCCGGCCGGTGTCGGCCTCGGCGCGTTGTTGTTGTTCTTCGCCGGCTCCCGGATCCTGGAGCCGCTGCGCGCCGAGACCGACCAGCCGAGCCGCGCCCGCGTGCTCTACGTCGCGGCGATGCCGCGGCTGCTCGTCGCGCACGCGTTCGTCCCGATCGTCGTCGTGGCGACCGGGACGCTGCTCGCCACGCTCGGCGTCGCAGCCCTCGGCGCGCTCCCGGCGCACGGCGCGACCGCGGCGGTGCTGCTCGTCCTGACGGCGATCCCGATCACGCTCTGCGCGGCGCTGTCCTCACGCCGCGGCGGGCAGATGTCGCCGTCGGTGATGGCGACGGCGACGAACGACCAGACGGGGATGATGCTGGTGCTCGTGTTGCTGTGGGTGATCCTGTTCCCGGTGATCGCGGCGGGGATCACGATGGTGGCGATCGGCGTGACGGTGCAGAACGGGACGACGGGGACGCCGCAGCTGGTGGCGGGGTTGTTCGCGGCGACGGCGGTGTTGTCGATCTCGCTGGCGGCGTCGAGGTTTGCGCCGGGCTGAGGTGGTTGTCCGCGGGGTGTTGAGCGGCGCTGCGGCGCGTGCGGTGGGTGGTGTTCAGCGCGGCCGTGTTGAGGTGCCGCTCCGCGTGGTTTGGTGGGCATCGATGGGAGAGTCGTTTGGTGTGGCGCCGTCGTTGGCGGTGTGGCTGGGTGGTGGTGGTGCTTCCGGGCGCGGTTCGGGGCCGAACGGGTGGGTCAACGGCAGTTAGGGGTTCTCTGCGAACCCCTAACTGCCGTTGACCTCTTCGGGGTCCCGATTCGGAGCCGAATTGGCGACTCTGGAGCGCAACGGTGCATTTGGGTCCTATGCGAGCCCCTATGCACCGTTGACCCCTTCGTTCGTCCCCGAACTTCGCCCCGAAGCACCACGAAGGCCCAGCCACACCGCCAACGGCGGCGCCGCCAACCGGGCTGGTCGCCGTCGATGCCCTCCAAACCACGCGCCACATCGCCGCCGCACGGCCGCGCTGAACACCACAACCGCCGCGCCGCACCACCGCCAACACCCCGCGGAGAACCGCAGCGCCGCCAACGCCCCGCGGAGACCTCAGTCAGTCCGAGCGCCGCGCGTCCCAGCGGAAGCCGCGGATCGCGAAGAACAGCCCGATCAGCGTCCACACGCACACGATGCACAGCCCGGATGCGTTGTCGCTCAGCGACCGCCCCGACACCAGCGCGCCTGACAGGCCGTCGATGATGTGCACGAGCGGCAGCACCTGCGCGAGGTGGAGCAGGAACTGCGGCGCGTCGTTGACGTCGTAGAAGACGCCGGAGATGAAGATCACCGGCAGGAAGATGATGTTGTTGTACGCCGCGGCCGCGTCGTAGTTCGGGACGATGTGCGACCACGCGACGCCCAGCGACGCCAGGCAGACGACGCCGAACGCCGTGTACACCAGCAGCTCGACCCAGTCCTTGGGCCAGCCGGTCCCGAAGATCAGATCGCCCGCGATGATCACCAGCGCGAGCTGGATCACCGCGTTGGCGACGGCATTGCCGAACACGCCGAGCAGGTAGGAGCCCTCGGGCAGCGGCGTGCCCTTCATCCGCTTCAGCACGCCCTGCTCGCGCAGGAACGTCAAGTTCATGACCAACGACGAGAAGGTGGTGGCCATGATCGACATCCCCGCGATGCCGGGGATCAGGACGTTGAGGTTCTTCTGGTTGCCGGCGAAGATCGCGCCGAAGAGCGCGAGGAACAGCAGCGGCAGCAGGAAGTTGAAGAACGCGGCGCTCGGGTTGCGCCAGAACATCTTGCGCTCGAGGCGGTACTGGTGCCACGCCAGGGTCAACGCGTCGGACATCAGGCGCCGACCTCCTCGGCCGCGGCGGCGGCTTCCTCGTCGCTCGTGACCGGCTCGGCGGTCAGCTCCAGGTAGACGTCCTCCAGCGACGGGCGCGCGACCGACAGGTCCTGCAGCGCCTCGCCGCGCGCGAGCGCGGCACTGGTCAGCTGGTGCAGCAGCGCGGTCGGGTCGTCGCTCTCGCGCGTCTCCAGCTGGCCGGTCTCGGCGCTTCGCCAGGACACCGTGTAGCGCGAGGACGACGCGCCCAGCTCGGCGGGCGGGCCCTCGGCGACGATCCGGCCCTCCTTGACGATCGCGACGCGATCGCACAGCGCCTGGGCCTCGTCGAGGTAGTGCGTCGTCAGCAGGACGGTCTTGCCCAGCTCCTGCAGCGAGCGCACGACGTCCCACGCGGCGCGGCGCGCGGCCGGGTCGAAGCCGGTCGTCGGTTCGTCGAGGAAGATCAGCTCGGGGTCGCCGATCAGCGCGAGCGCGAAGTCCAGGCGGCGCTGCTGGCCGCCCGAGAGCTGGCGCGAGAGCGCGTCGCGCTTCTCGTTCAGTCCGGCCAGCTCCAGGACCTCGTCGACGTCGCGCGGATGTGGGTAGAAGCGCGCCCAATGCGCGACCGCCTCGCGGACCGTCACGTGCCGGTACATGCCCGACGACTGCAGGACGATCCCGACGCGCTTGCGCAGGTCTCGCGGCGCGTGCTCGGGGTCGTGGCCGAGGACCGAGACGATCCCGCCGTCGCGCTTGCGGTAGCCCTCGAGGATCTCGACCGTCGAGGTCTTGCCGGCGCCGTTGG
The sequence above is a segment of the Conexibacter woesei Iso977N genome. Coding sequences within it:
- a CDS encoding ABC transporter permease, with the protein product MSDALTLAWHQYRLERKMFWRNPSAAFFNFLLPLLFLALFGAIFAGNQKNLNVLIPGIAGMSIMATTFSSLVMNLTFLREQGVLKRMKGTPLPEGSYLLGVFGNAVANAVIQLALVIIAGDLIFGTGWPKDWVELLVYTAFGVVCLASLGVAWSHIVPNYDAAAAYNNIIFLPVIFISGVFYDVNDAPQFLLHLAQVLPLVHIIDGLSGALVSGRSLSDNASGLCIVCVWTLIGLFFAIRGFRWDARRSD
- a CDS encoding ABC transporter ATP-binding protein, with amino-acid sequence MAASAPAILVRDLRKSYGSFAAVRGIDFEVAPGEVFGLLGPNGAGKTSTVEILEGYRKRDGGIVSVLGHDPEHAPRDLRKRVGIVLQSSGMYRHVTVREAVAHWARFYPHPRDVDEVLELAGLNEKRDALSRQLSGGQQRRLDFALALIGDPELIFLDEPTTGFDPAARRAAWDVVRSLQELGKTVLLTTHYLDEAQALCDRVAIVKEGRIVAEGPPAELGASSSRYTVSWRSAETGQLETRESDDPTALLHQLTSAALARGEALQDLSVARPSLEDVYLELTAEPVTSDEEAAAAAEEVGA